A single region of the Pontimicrobium sp. SW4 genome encodes:
- a CDS encoding outer membrane lipoprotein carrier protein LolA, translated as MKNILITLILISQTLVFSQNVNDAKKLLDEVNTIAKSYDNISIDFKYVLVNTEENIKQEMRGDVVLQDDKYLLNAFGITRIFDGKTLYNISPEDEEVTISSENTEDESTITPSKMLSFYKEGYDYEMDIVQNVNGRKIQYVKLIPIDSNSEIKNVLLGIDVKTKHIYNLIEVGSNNTKTTITVNSFKTNEPLSKTLFTFDEKKYKDYYINKLD; from the coding sequence ATGAAAAATATATTAATTACATTAATCTTAATTAGTCAAACATTAGTATTTTCTCAAAATGTCAATGATGCTAAGAAACTGTTAGATGAAGTAAATACTATTGCAAAAAGCTATGATAACATTTCAATAGATTTTAAATATGTATTAGTGAATACTGAAGAAAACATCAAACAGGAAATGAGAGGTGATGTAGTGCTTCAAGATGATAAATACCTTTTAAATGCTTTTGGTATTACAAGAATTTTTGATGGAAAAACTCTTTATAATATTAGTCCTGAAGATGAAGAAGTAACAATTTCTAGTGAAAACACTGAAGATGAAAGCACTATTACTCCAAGTAAAATGTTATCATTTTATAAAGAAGGCTATGATTACGAGATGGATATTGTACAAAATGTTAATGGAAGAAAAATTCAATATGTAAAATTAATTCCTATAGATTCAAACTCAGAGATAAAAAATGTGCTTCTAGGCATAGATGTAAAAACTAAGCATATCTACAATCTTATTGAAGTTGGGTCTAATAATACAAAAACTACCATCACTGTTAATTCTTTTAAAACAAACGAGCCATTGTCGAAAACCTTGTTTACCTTTGATGAAAAGAAGTATAAAGATTACTACATCAACAAATTAGACTAG
- a CDS encoding DNA translocase FtsK 4TM domain-containing protein: MAKKKPTTKKRKPTRKKPNLSLSNQQKLVFGSLLLILGILLFLAFLSFFFTGQADQSVLDQFTTREVEAKNWMSKFGAWVSDLFIYKGFGAASFIFSGLIFLSGVYVLLNINKSRLWRHWFWGTLSVIWISILFGFLASKTPILGGTIGYELNDFLQDYIGKIGTVLLLLLCLITYLAIRFKMTPQHFGKLFSSAKNELKSEFNKKGRNETDNTDFIPVDNNLSAEAEDIKSAFEIPLENLEPTITNHSTLDAKKEKVVEPEKKLEVEIAAEPEEDLEMKVEKITEEKSETDNLADKLVEDFGRFDPTLELGNYKFPPLDLLKKYDTESIRINQEELEENKNRIVSTLNNYKIGIASIKATIGPTVTLYEIVPEAGIRISKIKNLEDDIALSLSALGIRIIAPIPGRGTIGIEVPNKNATIVSMHSVIASQKFQKSKMELPIALGKTISNETFVVDLAKMPHLLMAGATGQGKSVGLNAVLTSLLYKKHPAEVKFVLVDPKKVELTLFNKIERHYLAKLPDSEEAIITDNTKVINTLNSLCIEMDNRYELLKNAFCRNLKEYNEKFRARKLNPNDGHQFLPYIVLVVDEFADLIMTAGKEVETPIARLAQLARAIGIHLIIATQRPSVNVITGIIKANFPARIAFRVTSKIDSRTILDGSGADQLIGRGDMLYTQGNDMIRLQCAFVDTPEVERITEFIGSQKAYPDAHLLPEFLGEETGTSIDINISDRDKLFREAAEVIVTAQQGSASLLQRKLKLGYNRAGRLIDQLEAAGVVGHFEGSKARQVLVPDLVALDQLLANENE; this comes from the coding sequence ATGGCAAAGAAAAAACCAACCACAAAAAAGCGTAAACCAACAAGAAAAAAGCCCAATTTATCATTATCTAATCAACAAAAATTAGTTTTTGGTAGTTTGCTTTTAATTCTTGGCATTCTCCTATTTTTAGCGTTTCTGTCTTTCTTTTTTACTGGGCAAGCAGATCAAAGTGTTTTAGATCAATTTACAACGCGTGAAGTAGAAGCTAAAAACTGGATGAGCAAGTTTGGAGCTTGGGTGAGCGATTTATTTATTTACAAAGGTTTTGGCGCAGCTTCCTTTATATTTTCTGGGTTAATATTTTTATCAGGTGTTTATGTCTTACTCAATATTAATAAATCTCGTCTTTGGCGTCATTGGTTTTGGGGAACTTTAAGTGTTATATGGATTTCGATATTATTTGGATTTTTAGCTAGTAAGACCCCTATTCTTGGTGGAACAATTGGCTACGAATTAAATGATTTTTTACAAGATTATATTGGTAAAATAGGCACAGTTCTTCTATTATTGCTTTGCTTAATTACCTATTTAGCTATCCGTTTTAAGATGACTCCTCAACATTTTGGAAAGCTTTTTAGTTCAGCAAAAAATGAACTGAAAAGTGAGTTTAATAAAAAAGGTAGGAATGAAACTGATAATACTGATTTTATTCCTGTTGACAATAACTTATCTGCCGAAGCTGAAGATATAAAGTCTGCTTTTGAGATTCCATTAGAAAATCTTGAACCAACAATTACTAATCACTCAACTCTTGATGCTAAAAAAGAAAAGGTTGTTGAGCCTGAAAAGAAATTAGAAGTAGAAATAGCAGCCGAACCAGAAGAAGATCTGGAAATGAAAGTCGAAAAAATTACCGAAGAAAAATCTGAAACTGATAATCTCGCTGATAAATTGGTTGAAGATTTTGGACGCTTCGACCCTACTCTAGAGTTAGGAAATTATAAATTCCCTCCTTTAGATCTTCTAAAAAAATATGACACTGAGAGCATAAGGATTAACCAAGAAGAATTAGAAGAAAATAAAAATAGAATTGTTAGTACACTTAACAATTATAAAATTGGGATAGCAAGTATTAAAGCTACTATTGGTCCTACTGTAACACTTTACGAAATTGTTCCAGAAGCTGGTATACGTATTTCTAAAATTAAAAACCTAGAGGATGATATTGCTTTATCGCTTTCAGCATTAGGTATTCGTATTATTGCGCCAATTCCTGGTCGTGGCACTATTGGTATTGAAGTACCAAATAAAAATGCAACCATTGTGTCAATGCATTCGGTAATTGCGTCACAAAAATTTCAGAAATCAAAAATGGAATTACCAATTGCACTTGGTAAAACTATTAGCAATGAAACATTTGTGGTTGATTTAGCCAAAATGCCTCACTTATTAATGGCAGGAGCTACAGGTCAAGGAAAATCAGTTGGTTTAAATGCAGTTCTTACATCATTGCTTTACAAAAAGCATCCCGCTGAAGTGAAATTTGTTTTGGTTGATCCGAAAAAAGTTGAATTAACTCTTTTTAATAAAATAGAGCGCCATTATTTAGCTAAACTACCAGATAGCGAAGAAGCGATAATAACAGATAATACAAAGGTTATTAATACACTAAACTCTTTATGTATTGAAATGGATAACCGTTACGAACTCTTAAAAAATGCTTTTTGTAGAAATCTAAAAGAGTACAACGAGAAGTTTAGAGCACGTAAACTAAATCCAAATGATGGTCATCAATTTTTACCATATATAGTTTTAGTAGTTGATGAGTTTGCCGATTTAATTATGACAGCTGGTAAAGAGGTAGAAACACCTATTGCTCGTTTAGCACAATTAGCTCGTGCAATTGGGATTCATTTAATAATTGCAACGCAACGTCCTTCTGTAAATGTTATTACAGGTATTATTAAAGCTAATTTCCCTGCTAGAATTGCTTTTAGAGTAACATCTAAGATAGATTCTAGAACCATTTTAGATGGCTCAGGAGCAGATCAATTAATTGGTAGAGGTGATATGCTATATACGCAAGGTAACGATATGATTCGTCTGCAATGTGCTTTTGTTGATACACCAGAAGTTGAACGAATCACAGAATTTATCGGCTCTCAAAAAGCATATCCTGATGCACATTTACTCCCAGAGTTTCTTGGTGAAGAAACTGGCACAAGTATTGATATAAATATATCTGATAGAGATAAGCTGTTTAGAGAAGCTGCAGAAGTTATTGTGACTGCGCAACAAGGATCAGCCTCTTTATTACAGCGAAAATTAAAATTAGGTTATAATCGAGCTGGAAGGTTAATAGATCAATTAGAAGCAGCAGGAGTTGTTGGTCATTTTGAAGGCAGTAAAGCAAGACAAGTATTAGTTCCAGATCTTGTAGCACTAGACCAACTTCTTGCAAACGAAAACGAATAA
- a CDS encoding diacylglycerol kinase family protein encodes MSKKSSFFKERIKSIGYAMRGAYLLITTEASIKVQLVIGIIMTFAGFYFQISTTEWLIQILAIGLVISIEGINTAIEAIADFIHPEKHEKIGFIKDIAAGAVFIASIAAVIAGLIIYLPKIS; translated from the coding sequence ATGTCCAAAAAATCATCTTTTTTTAAAGAAAGAATAAAAAGTATTGGCTACGCCATGCGAGGAGCATATCTATTAATAACTACAGAAGCTAGTATAAAAGTCCAATTAGTGATTGGCATAATAATGACATTTGCTGGATTTTATTTTCAAATTTCGACTACCGAATGGCTTATACAAATTCTTGCAATAGGATTGGTAATTAGCATTGAAGGTATTAATACAGCCATAGAGGCCATTGCAGATTTTATTCATCCTGAAAAGCATGAGAAAATAGGGTTTATAAAAGATATAGCCGCAGGAGCTGTCTTTATTGCTTCTATTGCTGCAGTTATTGCTGGTTTAATAATATATTTACCAAAGATTAGTTAA
- the tpx gene encoding thiol peroxidase: MAEVSLKGNAIHTLGDIPQVGTKAPDFELAAANLSDKTLSDYKGSRVIMNIFHSIDTGTCAASVRQFNKEASELENTKVLCISMDLPFAMSRFCGAEGLENVEILSDFRNGNFGKNYNLTYVDGPIRGLLSRSIIVLDENAKVIHTEQVQEVAEEPNYKAALDSLK, from the coding sequence ATGGCAGAAGTAAGTTTAAAAGGAAATGCAATTCATACACTAGGAGATATACCACAGGTTGGAACCAAAGCTCCAGATTTTGAATTAGCAGCAGCAAATCTATCCGATAAAACATTAAGTGATTACAAGGGCTCAAGGGTCATAATGAATATATTTCACAGTATAGATACTGGAACATGTGCAGCCTCGGTAAGACAATTTAATAAAGAAGCAAGTGAATTAGAAAACACCAAAGTACTTTGTATCTCTATGGATCTTCCTTTTGCTATGTCAAGATTTTGTGGAGCGGAAGGTTTAGAAAATGTAGAAATACTTTCAGATTTTAGAAACGGTAACTTTGGGAAGAATTATAATCTTACATATGTAGATGGACCAATTCGTGGTCTTTTATCGCGCTCTATTATCGTTCTTGACGAAAACGCAAAAGTTATACATACAGAACAAGTTCAAGAAGTTGCAGAAGAACCAAATTATAAAGCTGCTTTAGATTCTTTAAAATAA
- the katG gene encoding catalase/peroxidase HPI, translating to MENNKMSGDINNCPFLSGTQKNSAGGGTSNRDWWPNELKLNILRQHASKSNPLGDDFDYAKAFSSVNFPELKKDVVDLMTDSQDWWPADYGHYGPLMIRMAWHSAGTYRVGDGRGGANTGNQRFAPLNSWPDNGNLDKARLLLWPVKKKYGNKISWADLMILAGNCALESMGFKTFGFAGGRVDVWEPEQDVYWGSETGWLDNDDRYDTSDGDLEGHLGAVHMGLIYVNPEGPNGNPDPLKSAHDIKITFGRMAMNDEETVALVAGGHTFGKAHGAADPDKYVGAEPHGASIEEMSTGWKNSFGTGVLNDTITSGLEGPWTPNPIKWDHDYFDVLLNYEWELTKSPAGAHQWTPTAESHARMAPKAGDPNGKQALMMSTADMALKMDPTYLEISKKFHKDHKAFEDAFARAWYKLTHRDMGPIDRYLGPDVPKEELLWQDPVPKVDYTLSPSDIESLKKMILSSRLSISELVRIAWASASTFRGSDMRGGANGGRIRLEPQRSWEVNNPAELDKVLNVLEGVKNEFSGTISMADLIVLAGTAAIEEAARNAGYNVTVPFAQGRGDATQEQTDLESFSYLEPIADGFRNYIKFDLQVAAEDLLVDRANLLTLSIPEMTALVGGLRVLGANYDGSNYGVFTNKVGSLTNDFFTNILDFTYTWSATSQDDRFFEGKERRTGKVKFTATRADLIFGSNTELRAVCEVYGANDGQGKFIKDFIAAWTKVMNLDRFDLK from the coding sequence ATGGAAAACAATAAGATGAGTGGAGACATTAATAATTGTCCCTTCCTTAGTGGAACTCAAAAAAACAGTGCTGGTGGCGGAACTAGTAACCGTGATTGGTGGCCTAATGAATTAAAATTAAATATTTTGCGTCAGCATGCATCTAAGTCTAATCCATTAGGTGATGATTTTGATTATGCTAAAGCATTTAGTAGTGTGAATTTTCCTGAACTAAAGAAAGATGTAGTTGATTTAATGACAGATTCTCAAGATTGGTGGCCAGCAGATTATGGACATTATGGACCATTAATGATTCGTATGGCATGGCATAGTGCTGGAACTTACCGTGTTGGTGATGGCAGGGGAGGAGCAAATACAGGGAATCAGCGCTTCGCTCCTTTGAATAGTTGGCCAGACAATGGAAACTTAGATAAGGCTCGTTTATTATTGTGGCCAGTTAAAAAGAAATATGGTAATAAAATTTCTTGGGCAGATTTAATGATTCTTGCAGGAAACTGCGCATTAGAATCTATGGGCTTTAAAACATTTGGTTTTGCTGGAGGTCGAGTTGATGTTTGGGAGCCAGAACAAGATGTTTATTGGGGCTCAGAAACAGGATGGTTAGATAATGATGATCGATATGATACAAGTGATGGTGATTTGGAAGGACATTTGGGAGCTGTGCACATGGGATTAATTTATGTGAACCCTGAAGGTCCTAACGGAAATCCAGATCCATTGAAATCAGCACATGATATTAAAATCACTTTTGGCCGTATGGCCATGAATGATGAAGAAACAGTCGCTTTAGTAGCTGGAGGTCATACGTTTGGAAAAGCTCATGGTGCTGCAGACCCTGATAAATATGTTGGGGCTGAACCTCATGGTGCGTCAATCGAAGAGATGAGTACAGGTTGGAAAAATTCATTTGGAACAGGAGTATTGAATGATACGATAACCAGTGGTTTAGAAGGCCCATGGACTCCAAATCCTATTAAATGGGATCATGATTATTTTGATGTTCTTTTAAATTATGAATGGGAATTAACCAAAAGCCCTGCGGGAGCACATCAATGGACACCAACTGCTGAGTCACATGCTAGAATGGCACCAAAAGCTGGTGACCCTAATGGGAAGCAAGCTTTGATGATGTCAACAGCAGATATGGCTTTAAAAATGGATCCAACATATTTAGAGATTTCTAAGAAATTCCATAAAGACCATAAAGCTTTTGAAGATGCATTTGCAAGAGCATGGTACAAATTAACTCATAGAGATATGGGCCCAATCGATCGTTATTTAGGCCCTGATGTTCCAAAAGAAGAATTATTGTGGCAAGATCCTGTACCAAAAGTAGATTATACATTAAGCCCTTCAGATATTGAGTCGCTAAAAAAAATGATTTTGTCCTCAAGGTTATCTATTTCAGAATTAGTAAGAATAGCTTGGGCTTCTGCTTCGACGTTTAGAGGTTCTGATATGCGAGGTGGAGCTAATGGTGGGCGCATTCGCTTAGAGCCGCAAAGAAGTTGGGAAGTAAATAATCCTGCAGAATTAGACAAAGTATTAAATGTACTAGAAGGTGTTAAAAATGAATTTAGTGGAACAATTTCTATGGCTGACTTAATTGTTTTAGCTGGTACAGCTGCAATTGAAGAAGCTGCTAGAAATGCTGGATATAATGTTACTGTGCCATTTGCTCAAGGTAGAGGAGATGCAACTCAAGAACAAACAGACTTAGAATCGTTTAGTTATTTAGAACCTATAGCAGATGGATTTAGAAATTACATAAAATTTGATTTACAAGTAGCAGCAGAAGATTTGTTGGTGGATCGTGCGAACCTGCTAACACTTTCTATTCCTGAAATGACAGCTTTGGTTGGTGGTTTACGCGTTTTAGGTGCTAATTATGATGGTTCTAACTATGGAGTGTTTACAAATAAGGTGGGAAGCCTTACAAATGATTTTTTTACTAATATATTGGATTTCACGTATACTTGGAGTGCAACTTCTCAAGATGATAGATTTTTTGAAGGTAAAGAGCGTAGAACTGGTAAGGTAAAATTTACCGCAACTAGAGCAGATTTAATTTTTGGTTCAAATACGGAGTTAAGAGCAGTTTGCGAAGTTTATGGAGCTAACGATGGTCAGGGTAAATTTATAAAAGATTTTATTGCAGCTTGGACAAAAGTGATGAATTTAGATCGTTTTGATTTAAAATAA
- a CDS encoding ankyrin repeat domain-containing protein has product MSSIILSLCRQRYMTRDIDLFFESIRIGDKYRLEALLGINPGLVNTRDSRGFTPLIFATYFENEEITNFLIEKNADINAQDNSGNTALIGVCFKGNATIVNLLIKKGADINATNNNGSTPLIFATLYDKENIVNLLLNAGANKSIKDFEGKTAYDYALEKEYCHFLKLLNS; this is encoded by the coding sequence ATGAGCAGCATAATCTTATCGCTTTGTAGACAAAGATATATGACTAGAGATATTGATCTTTTTTTTGAATCTATTAGAATAGGTGATAAATATAGACTTGAGGCTTTATTGGGAATTAATCCTGGATTAGTTAATACTCGTGATTCACGTGGTTTTACACCACTTATCTTTGCTACATATTTTGAAAATGAAGAAATCACTAACTTTTTAATTGAGAAGAATGCTGATATTAATGCACAAGACAATTCAGGAAATACAGCTTTAATTGGAGTGTGCTTTAAGGGTAATGCAACTATAGTTAATTTATTAATTAAGAAAGGAGCAGATATTAATGCAACTAACAATAATGGATCCACACCATTAATATTTGCAACACTTTATGATAAAGAGAATATTGTTAACTTATTATTAAATGCAGGCGCAAATAAATCTATTAAAGACTTTGAAGGAAAAACAGCTTATGATTATGCTTTGGAGAAAGAATATTGTCATTTTTTAAAACTCTTAAATAGTTAA
- a CDS encoding peroxiredoxin: protein MAVLVGQKAPKFNAQAVINGCEFAENFSLDQYLGKKYVVLFFYPKDFTFVCPTELHAFQSRLADFESRNVAVVGVSTDTEQSHFGWLQMEKGQGGIKGVTYPLVADTNKTISANYDVLAGETYYDENDMLQSEGELIAYRGLFLIDKEGTVRHQLVNDLPLGRNVDEALRMVDALQFFEGNGEVCPANWSKGSEGMKADHKSTAEFLEKHVN from the coding sequence ATGGCAGTATTAGTAGGGCAAAAAGCTCCAAAATTTAACGCACAAGCAGTAATAAATGGCTGTGAGTTTGCTGAAAACTTTTCATTAGATCAATATTTAGGAAAGAAATATGTAGTTCTTTTCTTTTATCCGAAAGACTTTACGTTTGTATGCCCAACAGAATTGCATGCATTTCAAAGTAGATTAGCAGACTTTGAATCTCGAAATGTTGCTGTAGTTGGTGTTTCAACCGATACTGAACAATCGCATTTTGGATGGTTACAAATGGAAAAAGGTCAAGGCGGCATTAAAGGCGTTACATACCCTTTAGTTGCAGATACAAATAAAACTATTTCTGCAAACTATGACGTTTTAGCAGGAGAAACGTATTATGACGAAAACGATATGTTACAATCTGAAGGTGAATTAATCGCTTACAGAGGTTTATTCTTAATAGACAAAGAAGGAACCGTTCGCCACCAACTAGTAAACGATTTACCATTAGGAAGAAATGTTGATGAAGCATTACGTATGGTAGATGCTTTACAATTCTTTGAGGGAAATGGTGAGGTTTGTCCAGCAAACTGGAGTAAAGGTTCTGAAGGTATGAAAGCAGATCATAAATCGACTGCTGAATTTTTAGAAAAGCATGTTAACTAA